The proteins below are encoded in one region of Helianthus annuus cultivar XRQ/B chromosome 2, HanXRQr2.0-SUNRISE, whole genome shotgun sequence:
- the LOC110882980 gene encoding uncharacterized protein LOC110882980, whose product MMRSSWESSLRSVCNVVIILRIFHLCSGLKINLHKSNLHGIGVNEGEIEDMARRIGCKEGAMPFKYLGLIVGANMNGVCNWRPVHDIFDARLASWKASLLSIGGRLTLIKSLLESIPNYYFYLYKAPVQVIKGLESKIKKFLWGNTGSHKRLHWVTWDRVTLRKEAGGIGRSRLKDINVALLSKWGWRFKTEKIIYGRKLWNLSTRLGFAGTLFPLETLWVGFGASLLKPYREIKSMEFR is encoded by the coding sequence ATGATGCGATCATCATGGGAGAGTAGTCTTCGGAGTGTGTGTAATGTGGTTATTATTCTTCGGATTTTTCATCTGTGCTCGGGCCTTAAAATAAACCTTCACAAGTCTAATCTTCACGGTATTGGGGTAAATGAAGGGGAAATTGAAGATATGGCTAGACGTATTGGTTGTAAAGAAGGGGCGATGCCCTTTAAGTACCTTGGTCTAATTGTCGGTGCAAATATGAACGGTGTTTGCAATTGGAGACCGGTGCACGATATCTTTGATGCTCGGCTCGCGTCTTGGAAAGCCTCTTTGCTATCCATTGGTGGTAGATTAACATTGATCAAATCACTGCTTGAAAGTATTCCAAATTATTACTTCTATTTGTACAAGGCGCCGGTGCAAGTTATTAAGGGCTTAGAATCCAAAATTAAAAAGTTTCTTTGGGGCAACACAGGATCGCACAAAAGGCTCCATTGGGTTACTTGGGATCGTGTCACGCTTCGGAAAGAAGCAGGAGGTATTGGGCGGAGTCGTCTCAAGGATATCAATGTTGCTTTGTTATCGAAATGGGGATGGAGATTTAAGACCGAAAAAATAATTTATGGACGAAAGTTGTGGAATCTATCCACTCGACTAGGCTTTGCTGGGACTTTATTCCCTCTAGAGACTCTTTGGGTGGGGTTTGGTGCGTCGTTGCTAAAACCTTATCGAGAAATAAAATCGATGGAATTCCGCTGA